A window of the Kineosporia sp. NBRC 101731 genome harbors these coding sequences:
- a CDS encoding type II secretion system F family protein, with the protein MTLLMLPGTGLVILLAGLAGVFAVLLLTGEQRRDARIRRALLEKFRAVPVPLRRTELEVPFTERVVAPLVRRFAGAGRKLTTDSRIERIRVRLDLAGNPPGWDVDRVLGLKALGLVTGALLGLVIPPLFGAGPRGMLLTFSGLSALSWFAPTLWIYQVGYDRTELVRRELPDAIDLLTISVEAGLAFDAALAQVARSSDGPLAKELFRVLQEMQLGTGRLAALRALADRTDVEELRIFVAAMVQADTFGIPVAGVLRVQSKEMRVKRSQRAEEKAQQVPVKILFPLIFCILPALFIVVMGPAGIKIFEQFRGM; encoded by the coding sequence GTGACGCTGCTGATGCTGCCCGGAACCGGTCTGGTCATCCTGCTCGCCGGTCTGGCCGGGGTCTTCGCCGTGCTGCTGCTGACGGGTGAGCAGCGCCGCGACGCCCGCATCCGGCGGGCCCTGCTGGAGAAGTTCCGGGCGGTGCCGGTGCCGTTGCGCCGGACCGAGCTCGAGGTGCCCTTCACCGAGCGGGTCGTCGCGCCGCTCGTCCGGCGGTTCGCGGGGGCGGGACGGAAGCTGACCACCGACAGCCGGATCGAGCGGATCCGGGTCCGTCTGGACCTGGCCGGTAACCCCCCGGGATGGGATGTCGACCGGGTGTTAGGACTGAAGGCCCTGGGACTTGTGACCGGTGCATTACTGGGGCTGGTCATTCCTCCCCTGTTCGGAGCAGGGCCCCGTGGGATGCTGCTCACATTCAGCGGGCTCTCAGCTCTCAGCTGGTTCGCTCCCACGTTGTGGATCTATCAGGTCGGGTACGACCGCACGGAGCTCGTCCGGCGAGAACTTCCCGACGCGATCGACCTGCTCACGATCTCCGTCGAAGCAGGTCTGGCCTTTGATGCCGCGCTCGCGCAGGTCGCCCGCAGCAGTGACGGGCCGCTGGCGAAAGAGCTCTTCCGCGTGCTCCAGGAGATGCAGCTGGGCACCGGAAGGCTGGCCGCGTTGAGGGCTCTGGCCGATCGCACGGACGTCGAGGAACTGCGGATCTTCGTCGCCGCTATGGTTCAGGCCGATACGTTTGGGATCCCCGTCGCCGGAGTGCTGCGAGTGCAGTCGAAGGAGATGAGAGTGAAGAGAAGCCAGCGGGCAGAGGAGAAGGCACAGCAGGTGCCGGTCAAGATTCTCTTCCCCCTGATTTTCTGCATTCTGCCGGCCTTGTTTATCGTGGTCATGGGCCCGGCCGGGATCAAGATCTTCGAACAGTTCCGAGGTATGTGA
- a CDS encoding type II secretion system F family protein encodes MMLTGLLLLFAALALLIFLTIGALTGAGRQETEVLRRISAYSATSRRPGPAPTGDGPPSGSSGLGDGPLTRSAVGLMNRVARTGRVDRALDARLESAGLPLRTGEWMLLHVSAAVGTALLLAVIARGRPAAAVAGLLLGLIVPWGVLLAAKARREARFLAQLPDTLQLLAGSLAVGYSLPQAIDSVVRESHAPIRGEFSRALIETRLGMPAEDALDGIAARTNSRDFSWVVMAIRIQREVGGNLAELLGSVAETLRERERLRRQVAALSAEGKLSGIILAALPVVFALYLMVARPEYIDPLFSTSLGLLLLGFGVFSLAVGGFWMSKVIRVDV; translated from the coding sequence ATGATGCTCACCGGTCTGCTGCTGCTCTTCGCCGCCCTCGCCCTCCTGATCTTCCTGACCATCGGCGCCCTGACCGGCGCCGGCCGGCAGGAGACGGAGGTGCTGCGGCGGATCTCGGCCTACTCGGCGACCTCGCGCCGGCCGGGACCGGCGCCCACCGGTGACGGCCCTCCGTCCGGCTCGTCCGGTCTGGGCGACGGCCCGCTGACCCGTTCGGCGGTCGGGCTGATGAACCGCGTGGCCCGCACCGGCCGGGTCGACCGCGCGCTGGACGCCCGGCTGGAGTCGGCCGGTCTGCCCCTGCGCACCGGTGAGTGGATGCTGCTGCACGTCAGCGCCGCGGTCGGTACCGCGCTGCTGCTCGCCGTGATCGCCCGGGGCCGCCCGGCCGCCGCCGTGGCCGGCCTGCTGCTCGGCCTGATCGTGCCGTGGGGCGTGCTGCTGGCGGCGAAGGCCCGGCGCGAGGCCCGGTTCCTGGCCCAGCTGCCCGACACCCTGCAACTGCTGGCCGGCAGCCTGGCCGTGGGTTACTCGCTCCCGCAGGCCATCGACTCGGTGGTGCGCGAGTCGCACGCGCCGATCCGCGGCGAGTTCAGCCGGGCCCTGATCGAGACCCGGCTGGGGATGCCGGCCGAGGATGCGCTGGACGGGATCGCCGCCCGCACGAACAGCCGGGACTTCTCCTGGGTGGTCATGGCCATCCGGATCCAGCGCGAGGTCGGCGGCAACCTGGCCGAGCTGCTCGGCTCGGTCGCGGAGACCCTGCGTGAACGCGAGCGTCTGCGCCGTCAGGTGGCGGCTCTGTCGGCCGAGGGCAAGCTCTCGGGGATCATCCTGGCCGCACTGCCGGTGGTCTTCGCCCTCTACCTGATGGTGGCCCGGCCGGAGTACATCGACCCGTTGTTCAGCACCTCGCTGGGCCTCCTGCTGCTCGGGTTCGGGGTGTTCTCGCTGGCCGTCGGCGGGTTCTGGATGTCCAAGGTGATCCGGGTGGACGTGTGA
- a CDS encoding CpaF family protein, which translates to MSLADRLAQARLERTDLTSAGRTSRPSAPRPRRRADPFADLRRTVHVTLLESLGPKLYDSRLSQPELEQRVRATLQEVLQAGQIPLTVADRARIAQEIADDILGYGPVEPYLRDPEITEIMVNGPDQIYVERRGQIFPVDGRFADEAHLRRTIDKIVGRVGRRVDEASPMVDARLQDGSRVNAIIPPLAVDGSLLTIRKFAADPFEVDDLIQFGTLSQEVAGVLATCVRGRLNILVSGGTGAGKTTTLNVLSGFIPQTERVVTIEDAAELQLHQDHVLRLESRPPNIEGKGEISIRQLVRNALRMRPDRIIVGEIRDAAALDMLQAMNVGHDGSICTVHANTPRDVLSRVETMVLMAGMDLPVKAIREQVSSAIDLIVQQARFPDGTRRITAVAEVTGLENDMIILQDLFRYDYAVGGLRWTGVLPAFREKLSRSGVHLDLGAFMGDAP; encoded by the coding sequence ATGAGCCTGGCCGACCGTCTCGCCCAGGCCCGGCTGGAGCGCACCGATCTGACCTCCGCCGGTCGGACGTCCAGGCCGTCGGCACCACGTCCGCGCCGGCGCGCCGACCCGTTCGCCGACCTGCGCCGCACCGTGCACGTCACGCTGCTGGAGAGTCTGGGCCCGAAACTCTACGACTCCCGGCTGAGTCAGCCCGAGCTGGAGCAGCGGGTGCGGGCCACGCTGCAGGAGGTGCTGCAGGCCGGGCAGATCCCGCTGACGGTGGCCGACCGCGCCCGCATCGCGCAGGAGATCGCCGACGACATCCTGGGGTACGGCCCGGTCGAGCCCTACCTGCGCGACCCGGAGATCACCGAGATCATGGTCAACGGGCCGGACCAGATCTATGTCGAGCGGCGGGGCCAGATCTTCCCGGTGGACGGCCGTTTCGCCGACGAGGCGCACCTTCGGCGGACCATCGACAAGATCGTCGGGCGGGTCGGGCGGCGGGTCGACGAGGCGAGCCCGATGGTAGACGCGCGGCTGCAGGACGGCAGCCGGGTCAACGCGATCATCCCGCCGCTGGCGGTGGACGGGTCGCTGCTGACGATCCGCAAGTTCGCGGCCGACCCCTTCGAGGTGGACGACCTGATCCAGTTCGGCACGCTGTCGCAGGAGGTCGCCGGGGTGCTCGCGACGTGTGTGCGCGGCCGGCTGAACATCCTGGTCAGCGGCGGCACCGGGGCGGGCAAGACCACCACGCTGAACGTGCTGTCGGGCTTCATCCCGCAGACCGAGCGGGTGGTCACGATCGAAGACGCGGCGGAGCTGCAACTGCATCAGGACCACGTGCTGCGCCTGGAGTCACGACCCCCGAACATCGAGGGCAAGGGCGAGATCTCGATCCGCCAGCTGGTGCGTAACGCGCTGCGGATGCGGCCCGACCGGATCATCGTCGGCGAGATCCGCGACGCCGCCGCGCTCGACATGCTGCAGGCGATGAACGTGGGCCACGACGGCTCGATCTGCACGGTGCACGCCAACACCCCGCGCGACGTGCTGTCCCGGGTCGAGACGATGGTGCTGATGGCCGGGATGGATCTGCCGGTCAAGGCGATCCGCGAGCAGGTGTCGAGCGCGATCGACCTGATCGTGCAGCAGGCCCGTTTCCCCGACGGCACCCGCCGCATCACCGCGGTGGCCGAGGTGACAGGCCTGGAGAACGACATGATCATCCTGCAGGACCTGTTCCGGTACGACTACGCCGTCGGCGGCCTGCGCTGGACCGGTGTGCTCCCGGCCTTCCGGGAGAAGTTGTCCCGCTCGGGCGTCCACCTCGACCTGGGCGCCTTCATGGGGGACGCCCCATGA
- a CDS encoding AAA family ATPase yields MRGTAVFFDPQPPVAGALAVDSGSTGPVFSEIVDLRDHVETMSDDDTLVLGPDLADDEAFEVAHFTRAHRPGVEIILVRHEITTPLLQEALRARMSAVVDHRDNRQLRTEVRRSLNRSPGPEQPFPEKAGTRRGRVLTVFAAKGGSGKTMLAVNLAATLADRGHRQVCVVDLDLAFGDVAIAMQLFPAHTIADAVPLGGDIDSSAVAAILTQHSAGLSAIVAPTEPGTAESIPPKLIAHLLDVLRDEFDYIVVDTPPAFDDQVLAALDVSDLITLIVTPDVPALKTLKITVETLIELGYPRDRLRLVLNRSDSRVGISHAEVEKTAVMPLAGQIPSSRDVPASVNRGVPIVQDDPRHPVSQAIAQFAQDEVIGVGAQRRQRPRRRRFLR; encoded by the coding sequence ATGCGCGGCACCGCGGTCTTCTTCGACCCGCAACCCCCGGTCGCCGGCGCGCTGGCCGTCGACAGCGGCAGCACCGGGCCGGTGTTCAGCGAGATCGTGGACCTGCGCGACCACGTGGAGACGATGTCCGACGACGACACCCTGGTGCTCGGTCCCGACCTGGCCGACGACGAGGCGTTCGAGGTCGCGCACTTCACCCGGGCCCACCGGCCGGGGGTGGAGATCATTCTGGTGCGGCACGAGATCACCACCCCGCTGCTGCAGGAGGCACTGCGCGCGCGGATGTCCGCGGTGGTCGACCACCGCGACAACCGGCAACTGCGCACCGAGGTCCGGCGCAGCCTGAATCGCTCCCCCGGGCCCGAGCAGCCGTTCCCGGAGAAGGCGGGCACCCGGCGCGGACGCGTGCTGACGGTGTTCGCGGCCAAGGGTGGCTCCGGGAAGACCATGCTGGCGGTCAATCTCGCGGCCACGCTGGCCGACCGGGGTCATCGTCAGGTCTGTGTGGTCGACCTCGACCTGGCCTTCGGCGACGTCGCCATCGCGATGCAGCTGTTCCCGGCCCACACCATTGCCGACGCGGTTCCCCTGGGCGGTGACATCGACTCCTCGGCGGTCGCGGCGATCCTCACCCAGCATTCGGCCGGGCTCAGCGCGATCGTGGCGCCGACCGAACCGGGCACCGCGGAGTCGATTCCGCCGAAACTCATTGCGCACCTGCTCGACGTGCTGCGCGACGAGTTCGACTACATCGTGGTCGACACCCCACCCGCGTTCGACGACCAGGTGCTGGCGGCCCTCGATGTCTCCGACCTGATCACCCTGATCGTCACCCCCGACGTGCCGGCCCTGAAGACGCTGAAGATCACCGTGGAGACCCTGATCGAACTGGGCTACCCCCGCGACCGGCTGCGGCTGGTGCTGAACCGCTCCGACTCCCGGGTGGGCATCTCCCACGCCGAGGTGGAGAAAACCGCGGTGATGCCCCTGGCCGGGCAGATCCCCAGCTCACGCGACGTACCGGCGTCGGTGAACCGGGGTGTGCCGATCGTGCAGGACGACCCCCGCCACCCCGTCAGCCAGGCGATCGCCCAGTTCGCGCAGGACGAGGTGATCGGGGTCGGGGCCCAGCGGCGTCAGCGACCCCGACGGCGCCGGTTCCTGCGATGA
- a CDS encoding SAF domain-containing protein translates to MGRRTLLLITSVLLAAVGTAMVAVYVRQADERAAGDEATALYLVAARKIPQGTTIAAGDLTTREMRVRDEPTTSVTDLDAATGRAALADILEGTTLDTRVLGRPGAQAEAAIHQGELGVDVLLQDPNRAISLLGIGSRVRIYYLDTAGQARQLVRQARVISIGGALRESGAAGPDGTNSVGSGTVPSSVVGLSVGPKVAQAIIAAVGRQQLLYFAVIPSTDVTPDDGDG, encoded by the coding sequence ATGGGACGACGCACGCTTCTCCTGATCACGTCCGTCCTGCTGGCCGCGGTCGGCACCGCCATGGTCGCGGTCTACGTGCGGCAGGCGGACGAACGCGCGGCCGGCGACGAGGCCACCGCGCTCTACCTGGTCGCGGCCCGGAAGATCCCGCAGGGCACCACGATCGCCGCCGGCGATCTGACCACGCGGGAGATGCGCGTGCGCGACGAGCCCACCACGAGCGTCACCGATCTGGACGCGGCGACCGGGCGGGCCGCCCTGGCCGACATCCTCGAGGGCACCACGCTCGACACCCGCGTCCTCGGGCGACCGGGGGCCCAGGCCGAAGCCGCCATCCATCAGGGCGAACTCGGCGTCGATGTACTGCTGCAGGATCCCAACCGGGCCATCAGCCTGCTCGGCATCGGCTCGAGGGTGCGCATCTACTACCTGGACACCGCCGGGCAGGCCCGGCAACTGGTCCGGCAGGCCCGGGTGATCTCGATCGGCGGCGCGCTGCGGGAGTCGGGTGCCGCCGGGCCGGACGGGACGAACAGCGTCGGCTCCGGCACCGTGCCCTCCTCGGTCGTCGGCCTGTCGGTGGGCCCGAAGGTGGCGCAGGCCATCATCGCGGCCGTGGGGCGCCAGCAACTGCTCTACTTCGCGGTCATCCCGAGCACCGACGTGACCCCCGACGACGGGGACGGCTGA
- a CDS encoding Tad domain-containing protein, whose translation MPVLHDPRPDAGVIAIVVTLAVSTFLLGVAALAVDLGQAHLRENDLQSLADRLALAGAKGLPAIDEPEGAIDQLTTTLAAVCASGEETGDLCPPGGITAARWTDADPSNGELTFFADPDADGVVTASDAVGDLATPSQALRVLLPPVTVQFGLAGVLGFDAAKIQRSAAARVGTPLGSGLLPFALTADDVARGTFCVTTEPASTGKPAGLATSARTSFPVRLTLNTVFPDGVPVAGADASVTLSSSFWSRLRGVSFRWKTPDGTERSISAVHTGWHTYRLALPPGRPGSTVEIRAQGRRGRSTPFTTTPLTLTYAGTPPATDLITCDSPLPTLDVGDLERSIRSGSSPPMLDSLLNLTSTPEMSDALTKGMLQSEGNRPGRLIGDTGHGTLTTNGYPGVDATDLFTSTHLLDQRYGSGSSLKTLLQHGSTAQPTERGWITAAAVRSHRLAVLPVMDDENKKTITSFRYIWIDGDSPGRGLLWYQGHLAGLEGYVIDPGYLPAVVSGSGTVGPYLGSGMPKEALLTADLDISPG comes from the coding sequence ATGCCGGTCCTCCACGATCCCCGGCCCGACGCGGGGGTGATCGCGATCGTGGTCACGCTGGCCGTCTCCACGTTCCTGCTCGGTGTCGCGGCCCTGGCGGTCGACCTGGGCCAGGCCCACCTGCGGGAGAACGATCTGCAGTCGCTGGCCGACCGTCTGGCCCTCGCGGGGGCCAAAGGGCTGCCGGCGATCGACGAGCCGGAGGGGGCGATCGATCAGCTCACCACCACCCTGGCGGCCGTCTGCGCCTCCGGCGAGGAGACCGGTGATCTGTGCCCGCCGGGCGGCATCACTGCGGCCCGGTGGACCGACGCAGACCCCTCCAACGGCGAACTCACCTTCTTCGCCGACCCCGACGCGGACGGCGTGGTCACGGCCTCGGACGCGGTGGGTGACCTGGCCACCCCGAGTCAGGCACTCCGCGTCCTGCTTCCGCCCGTCACCGTGCAGTTCGGCCTGGCCGGGGTGCTCGGTTTCGATGCGGCGAAGATCCAGCGCTCGGCCGCGGCCCGCGTCGGCACACCCCTCGGCTCGGGCCTGTTGCCCTTCGCCCTCACGGCGGACGACGTGGCCCGGGGCACCTTCTGCGTCACCACAGAGCCCGCCTCCACCGGGAAACCCGCCGGCCTCGCAACGTCGGCCCGCACCTCGTTCCCCGTTCGCCTCACCCTGAACACCGTCTTCCCCGACGGTGTTCCGGTCGCCGGCGCCGACGCATCCGTCACCCTGAGCTCCAGCTTCTGGTCACGCTTGCGTGGCGTGAGTTTTCGATGGAAGACACCTGATGGCACCGAACGCTCGATCTCCGCGGTCCACACCGGATGGCACACCTACCGGCTCGCCCTCCCACCGGGCCGGCCCGGGTCCACGGTGGAGATCCGGGCCCAGGGGCGCCGAGGTCGTTCCACCCCTTTCACCACCACACCTCTCACCCTCACCTACGCGGGCACCCCGCCCGCGACCGACCTGATCACCTGTGACAGTCCGCTCCCGACCCTCGACGTCGGTGATCTCGAGCGGAGCATCCGCTCGGGATCCTCTCCTCCGATGCTCGACAGCCTCCTGAACCTCACCTCCACCCCGGAGATGTCGGACGCACTGACGAAGGGCATGCTCCAGAGCGAGGGCAACCGGCCGGGTCGCCTCATCGGCGACACCGGCCACGGCACCCTGACCACGAACGGCTACCCGGGAGTGGACGCTACCGACCTGTTCACGAGCACTCATCTGCTCGACCAGCGGTACGGGAGCGGGTCATCCCTCAAGACTCTTCTGCAACACGGCAGCACCGCGCAGCCCACCGAGCGGGGCTGGATCACCGCAGCAGCCGTGCGCAGCCACCGGCTGGCCGTACTCCCGGTCATGGACGACGAAAACAAAAAGACAATAACGTCTTTCCGGTACATCTGGATCGACGGCGACTCTCCCGGCCGGGGACTTCTCTGGTACCAGGGGCATCTCGCGGGACTGGAGGGGTACGTGATCGATCCCGGATACCTCCCGGCCGTAGTGTCCGGCTCGGGCACGGTGGGGCCCTACCTGGGTTCCGGTATGCCCAAAGAAGCGCTCCTGACAGCAGATTTGGACATCAGCCCGGGGTGA
- a CDS encoding TadE/TadG family type IV pilus assembly protein, whose product MRLTEPPSARTAPGDRWDAADPGAVAVEFALLLPLLMLFLFGVIQYGYGLFQLQSFGAALDGASRDASTGISDCAALDRLLTREVSENGLSPADVSDVQLEWLRDDSTVTTVPERILGQVRVTATYTPFDIGIPLIPFPSTITRSSTATVQSVLSADLTGCGS is encoded by the coding sequence GTGCGCCTCACAGAACCACCAAGCGCCAGAACCGCGCCCGGCGATCGGTGGGACGCGGCCGACCCGGGTGCCGTCGCCGTTGAATTCGCCCTGCTGCTACCACTTCTCATGCTGTTCCTGTTCGGCGTGATCCAGTACGGCTATGGGCTTTTCCAACTCCAGTCGTTCGGTGCCGCGCTCGACGGCGCCAGCCGCGACGCGTCCACCGGCATCAGCGACTGCGCCGCCCTCGATCGCCTCCTCACCCGGGAGGTCAGCGAGAACGGGCTCAGCCCGGCCGATGTCAGCGACGTGCAGCTGGAATGGCTGCGCGACGACAGCACGGTCACCACCGTTCCCGAGCGGATCCTCGGTCAGGTGCGCGTCACGGCCACCTACACGCCGTTCGACATCGGCATCCCCCTGATCCCGTTTCCCAGCACCATCACGCGCAGCTCCACCGCGACCGTGCAGAGTGTGCTGAGCGCCGACCTCACCGGCTGCGGAAGCTGA
- a CDS encoding AMP-dependent synthetase/ligase encodes MREIIVPRQFHLDDEENLCDVVVGNAERQPTHVAFRRHVAGAWQDVTSAEFLGEVVASAKGLVSLGVQPGDRVALMARTRYEWTLLDVAIWFAGAVSVPVYETSSPEQVRWILSDSGAVAVVVETAAHRETVGQLREGLTALREVLTIDDGAVTTLAELGADIHDDVIHERRHLARLDTVLTLIYTSGTTGRPKGCELTHGNFVAGGRAALEAFGDLVDHRASTLLFLPLAHVFARYIQALCLVTGATMGHTPTTSNLLSDLDGFKPTFLLAVPRVFEKIYNGAEARAMGSGRGKVFARAARVAISYSQALDASGPGLGLKLQHTVFDRLVYAKLRAATGGTLRASVSGGAPLGKDLSHFFRGIGMPVLEGWGLTETTAPVSCNTPAENRIGTVGRPLPGMGVRIGDDGEIEAFGVGVMHGYANNPQATSDALHDGWFGTGDLGALDADGFLSITGRKKEMIVTANGKNVIPTVLEDAMRSNPLISQCIVVGDQKPFIGALITLDEEMLPTWLTNRGKPELDIAAAAKDPDVLAELQSAVDKANGLVSRAESVRKFRVLTVDLTEESGHLTPKQSLKRAVILKDFSTDLDALYS; translated from the coding sequence GTGCGAGAGATCATTGTCCCCCGGCAGTTCCACCTCGACGACGAGGAGAACCTCTGCGACGTCGTGGTGGGCAACGCCGAACGGCAGCCCACCCACGTGGCGTTCCGCCGTCACGTCGCCGGCGCCTGGCAGGACGTGACGTCCGCCGAGTTCCTCGGTGAGGTGGTCGCCTCGGCCAAGGGCCTGGTCTCGCTGGGGGTGCAGCCCGGCGACCGGGTCGCCCTGATGGCCCGTACCCGTTACGAGTGGACGCTGCTCGACGTGGCCATCTGGTTCGCGGGCGCCGTCAGCGTGCCGGTGTACGAAACCTCGTCGCCCGAGCAGGTGCGCTGGATCCTGTCCGACTCCGGCGCGGTCGCGGTGGTGGTGGAAACCGCGGCGCACCGCGAGACCGTGGGGCAGCTGCGCGAGGGTCTCACCGCCCTGCGCGAGGTGCTGACCATCGACGACGGTGCGGTCACGACCCTCGCCGAGCTGGGCGCGGACATCCATGACGACGTGATCCACGAGCGCCGCCACCTCGCGCGCCTGGACACGGTGCTGACGCTGATCTACACCTCCGGCACCACCGGCCGCCCCAAGGGCTGCGAGCTCACCCACGGCAACTTCGTGGCCGGCGGCCGCGCGGCCCTGGAGGCCTTCGGCGACCTGGTCGACCACCGCGCCAGCACCCTGCTGTTCCTGCCGCTGGCCCATGTCTTCGCCCGGTACATCCAGGCGCTGTGCCTGGTCACCGGCGCCACCATGGGCCACACGCCGACCACCTCGAACCTGCTCTCCGACCTGGACGGTTTCAAGCCGACCTTCCTGCTGGCCGTGCCCCGGGTGTTCGAGAAGATCTACAACGGCGCCGAGGCCCGGGCGATGGGATCGGGCCGGGGCAAGGTCTTCGCCCGTGCGGCCCGGGTCGCGATCAGCTACAGCCAGGCCCTCGACGCCTCCGGTCCCGGCCTGGGCCTGAAGCTGCAGCACACGGTCTTCGACCGGCTGGTCTACGCCAAGCTGCGCGCGGCCACCGGCGGCACACTGCGGGCCTCGGTCTCCGGCGGCGCCCCCCTGGGCAAAGACCTCAGTCACTTCTTCCGCGGTATCGGCATGCCCGTGCTCGAGGGCTGGGGCCTGACCGAGACCACCGCACCGGTCAGCTGCAACACCCCGGCCGAGAACCGGATCGGCACCGTCGGGCGTCCTCTGCCGGGCATGGGTGTCCGCATCGGTGACGACGGCGAGATCGAGGCGTTCGGCGTCGGTGTGATGCACGGCTACGCGAACAACCCGCAGGCCACGTCGGACGCGCTGCACGACGGCTGGTTCGGCACCGGCGACCTGGGCGCGCTCGACGCCGACGGCTTCTTGTCCATCACCGGCCGGAAGAAGGAGATGATCGTGACCGCCAACGGCAAGAACGTCATCCCCACCGTGCTGGAAGACGCGATGCGCAGCAACCCGCTGATCTCGCAGTGCATCGTCGTCGGTGACCAGAAGCCGTTCATCGGCGCCCTCATCACCCTCGACGAGGAGATGCTGCCGACCTGGCTGACGAACCGCGGCAAGCCCGAGCTCGACATTGCCGCGGCGGCCAAGGACCCGGACGTGCTGGCCGAGCTGCAGAGTGCCGTGGACAAGGCCAACGGCCTGGTCAGCCGGGCCGAGTCGGTGCGGAAGTTCCGGGTTCTCACCGTCGACCTGACCGAGGAGTCGGGGCACCTCACTCCCAAGCAGAGTCTGAAGCGCGCCGTCATCCTGAAGGACTTCTCGACCGACCTGGACGCGCTCTACTCCTGA
- a CDS encoding SRPBCC family protein, with product MADQTESSVVIDSQPGDVLGVIADFERYPEWTGAVKEVEVLDRLPDGRAAKVRFILDAGAVRDTYSLDYTWDVKDDGTGELSWKLDQSGVMKAMDGSYRLTPTPAGTQVTYCLAIDLRIPMLGMLRRKAEKTIIDTALQELKKHVES from the coding sequence ATGGCCGACCAGACCGAGTCGAGCGTCGTCATCGACTCACAGCCGGGGGACGTCCTCGGCGTCATCGCCGACTTCGAGCGCTATCCCGAATGGACCGGCGCGGTGAAGGAGGTCGAGGTGCTCGACCGGCTGCCCGACGGCCGGGCCGCCAAGGTGCGGTTCATCCTCGACGCGGGCGCGGTGCGTGACACCTACTCCCTCGACTACACCTGGGACGTCAAGGACGACGGCACCGGCGAACTGTCCTGGAAGCTCGACCAGTCCGGCGTGATGAAGGCCATGGACGGCAGCTACCGGCTCACGCCGACCCCGGCCGGCACCCAGGTCACCTACTGCCTGGCCATCGACCTGCGGATCCCGATGCTGGGCATGCTGCGCCGCAAGGCCGAGAAGACGATCATCGACACGGCCCTCCAGGAGCTCAAGAAGCACGTGGAGTCCTGA
- a CDS encoding ArsA family ATPase: MRLVVFTGRGGVGKTTTAAATAAHAASRGVKTLVMSADPAPALADQLGLSLGPQPSEVGAGLFASQMDPHRLAQRFWESARRPALDALDDLGVDPLAAEDLADLPGLDDLLALLAVREETRDGPWDLVVVDCAPSAAAFRLLATPGRLGRLLARLLPMERRLDRLSARGMAGDPLVDAVDRFAGELAGLRSMLTDGSTSVRLVMTPEASALTQTRRLFTALTMSGFPVDAVVVNRIFPTGPPASSMDLLMDQPMGWQNTWRRSQEAVLADIVSSFEPVPVLRMTYAPAEPQGLEQLADLGLELYGNQPGPVRPGPLPPRVERTDTGFSLSLAMPLARRETLDLGRRGDDLVVTADGYRQVLPLPGVLRRCRVENATLREGTLAVAFVPDPAQFPSRWM, from the coding sequence GTGCGTCTCGTGGTGTTCACCGGTAGAGGTGGGGTGGGGAAGACCACGACGGCCGCCGCGACCGCGGCCCACGCGGCCTCCCGGGGTGTGAAAACCCTGGTGATGTCCGCAGATCCGGCGCCCGCGCTGGCCGACCAGCTGGGTCTGTCCCTCGGCCCGCAGCCGTCCGAGGTGGGCGCCGGGCTGTTCGCGTCACAGATGGATCCGCACCGGTTGGCGCAGCGGTTCTGGGAATCCGCCCGGCGCCCGGCCCTCGACGCCCTGGACGATCTGGGCGTCGACCCGCTCGCCGCCGAGGACCTCGCCGACCTGCCCGGCCTGGACGACCTGCTCGCCCTGCTGGCCGTGCGTGAGGAGACCCGGGACGGGCCCTGGGACCTGGTCGTCGTCGACTGTGCGCCCTCCGCCGCGGCCTTCCGCCTGCTCGCGACGCCCGGCCGGCTCGGCCGCCTGCTGGCCCGGCTGCTGCCGATGGAACGGCGACTCGACCGGCTCAGCGCCCGGGGCATGGCGGGCGACCCACTGGTGGACGCCGTCGACCGGTTCGCCGGGGAACTGGCCGGCCTGCGCTCGATGCTCACGGACGGGAGTACCTCGGTACGGCTGGTGATGACCCCCGAGGCGAGTGCCCTGACCCAGACCCGGCGCCTGTTCACCGCCCTGACGATGTCCGGGTTCCCGGTCGACGCCGTGGTGGTGAACCGGATCTTCCCGACGGGCCCACCCGCGTCCTCCATGGACCTGTTGATGGACCAGCCGATGGGCTGGCAGAACACCTGGCGGCGCTCGCAGGAGGCCGTGCTGGCCGACATCGTCTCGTCGTTCGAGCCGGTTCCGGTGCTGCGGATGACCTACGCGCCCGCCGAGCCACAAGGGCTGGAGCAGCTCGCCGATCTGGGGCTGGAACTCTACGGGAACCAGCCGGGCCCGGTCCGGCCCGGTCCGCTGCCGCCCCGGGTGGAACGGACCGACACCGGCTTCAGCCTGTCTCTGGCGATGCCGCTGGCCCGCCGGGAGACGCTCGACCTGGGGCGCCGGGGCGACGACCTGGTCGTCACCGCCGACGGCTACCGGCAGGTGCTGCCACTTCCGGGAGTACTGCGCCGCTGCCGGGTCGAGAACGCCACCTTGCGCGAGGGGACGCTGGCGGTCGCGTTCGTGCCCGATCCCGCGCAGTTCCCGTCCCGATGGATGTAA